Proteins from a genomic interval of Aureimonas sp. AU20:
- a CDS encoding efflux RND transporter permease subunit, translating into MPQFFIDRPVFAWVIAIFIVLAGVISLPSLPIAQYPDVAPPQLTISTAFPGASPEDLYQQVTRPIEEELNGIDGLIYFESTSDATGSVQITVTFSAGTEIAQAVVDTQNRLRRVESKLPQQVTQQGVLVEEAGSSFLMVVALVGDEKSTLDAVGLGDYITRNVINEIRRVPGVGRAQLFASERSMRVWIDPDRLVGLNLAVSDVVTAIQQQNAQVAAGSIGANPNPVSQQTQATILVKGQLQTPEEFGAIVLRANADGSLVRMSDVARVEVDAESYNFNTFLNGRPSAAIGIQLSPTGNALDAAQGVRQVMERLAPLFPQGVSYQIPYDTTPFVSASIEKVIHTLLEAVALVFVVMFVFLQNIRYTVIPTLVVPIALAGTLAVMLAAGFSINVLTMFAMVLAIGILVDDAIVVVENVERIMASEGLPPKEAAKKAMRQITGAIIGITLALCAVFVPLAFFPGSVGVIYRQFSLTMVTSILFSAFLALSLTPALCGSFLKPVKAGHHHGKRGLFGLFNRGFDKTSHSYSKGVGYLIGRTKRFMIIYVALLAGLGWFYVQIPSAFLPQEDQGFLIANFQGPAGATSNRLREVTSESEKFILGQKAVESMITIQGFSFSGQGANAGLAFVTLKDWSERGPGEDAGTLAGIISGRLIQFRDAIAFALSPPPIQGLGNTGGFAFRLQDRANQGTPALLAARDQLVAEAGKSPILGRINFEGLPPGPQIQLNIDREKANAFGVTFADINQTISAALGSSYVNDFPNGGRMQRVTLQAEERSRMRIEEVMNLNVRNTQGGMVPLSAFATADWTLGSSQLVGYNGYPSVRLSGDANPGYSSGEAIAEMERLAGQLPAGFSFEWTGQSLQEIQSGNQAPFLIGLAVLFVFLCLAALYESWSIPFSVMLVVPLGVIGCVAAVLLRNLSNDVYFTVGIITIVGLSSKNAILIVEVAKDLMAEGMGLREATIEAAHLRFRPILMTSLAFTMGVLPMAIASGASAASQNAIGTTVIGGMISATVLAIFFVPIFFVFVLRLTKQGRAATTPNTAKPAPAE; encoded by the coding sequence ATGCCTCAGTTCTTTATCGATCGGCCGGTCTTCGCCTGGGTGATCGCGATCTTCATCGTCCTGGCGGGCGTCATCTCGCTGCCCTCGCTGCCGATCGCCCAGTATCCCGACGTCGCACCGCCGCAGCTCACCATCTCCACCGCCTTCCCTGGCGCCTCGCCGGAGGACCTCTACCAGCAGGTCACGAGGCCGATCGAGGAGGAGCTGAACGGCATCGACGGCCTGATCTATTTCGAAAGCACGAGCGACGCGACCGGCTCGGTGCAGATCACCGTGACCTTCAGCGCCGGCACCGAGATCGCGCAGGCCGTGGTGGACACGCAGAACCGCCTGCGCCGCGTCGAGTCCAAGCTGCCCCAGCAGGTGACGCAGCAGGGCGTCCTCGTCGAGGAGGCCGGCTCGAGCTTCCTCATGGTCGTGGCGCTGGTGGGCGACGAGAAATCGACGCTCGATGCCGTGGGTCTCGGCGACTACATCACCCGCAACGTCATCAATGAGATCCGCCGCGTGCCCGGCGTCGGCCGCGCGCAGCTTTTCGCCTCCGAGCGGTCGATGCGCGTCTGGATCGACCCAGATCGTCTGGTCGGCCTGAACCTGGCCGTGTCCGACGTCGTCACCGCCATCCAGCAGCAGAACGCGCAGGTCGCGGCCGGCTCGATCGGCGCCAATCCCAACCCGGTGAGCCAGCAGACGCAGGCGACGATCCTGGTCAAGGGGCAGCTTCAGACGCCGGAGGAGTTCGGCGCCATCGTACTGCGCGCCAATGCCGACGGCTCGCTGGTGCGCATGTCCGACGTCGCGCGTGTCGAGGTCGATGCTGAAAGCTACAATTTCAACACGTTCCTGAACGGTCGCCCGAGCGCGGCCATCGGCATCCAGCTTTCGCCGACGGGCAACGCGCTGGACGCCGCGCAAGGCGTGCGGCAGGTCATGGAGCGTCTGGCACCCCTCTTCCCGCAAGGGGTTAGCTACCAGATCCCCTACGACACGACACCCTTCGTCTCGGCCTCGATCGAGAAGGTCATCCACACGCTGCTCGAAGCGGTGGCGCTGGTCTTCGTCGTGATGTTCGTCTTCCTCCAGAACATCCGCTACACCGTCATCCCGACGCTAGTGGTGCCGATCGCGCTGGCCGGCACGCTGGCGGTGATGCTGGCGGCGGGCTTCTCGATCAACGTCCTCACCATGTTCGCCATGGTTCTGGCCATCGGTATCCTGGTCGACGACGCCATCGTCGTGGTCGAGAATGTCGAGCGCATCATGGCGAGCGAGGGCCTGCCCCCGAAGGAAGCCGCCAAGAAGGCCATGCGCCAGATCACCGGCGCCATCATCGGCATCACGCTGGCGCTCTGCGCGGTGTTCGTGCCGCTCGCCTTCTTCCCCGGCTCGGTCGGCGTCATCTACCGCCAGTTCTCGCTGACAATGGTGACCTCCATCCTGTTCTCGGCCTTCCTCGCCCTGTCGCTGACCCCGGCGCTGTGCGGCAGCTTCCTGAAGCCCGTGAAGGCCGGCCACCACCACGGCAAGCGCGGCCTGTTCGGCCTCTTCAACCGGGGCTTCGACAAGACGTCCCACTCCTATTCCAAGGGCGTCGGCTATCTCATCGGCCGCACCAAGCGGTTCATGATCATCTATGTCGCGCTTCTGGCGGGCCTCGGCTGGTTCTACGTGCAGATCCCCTCCGCCTTCCTGCCGCAGGAAGACCAGGGCTTCTTGATCGCCAACTTCCAGGGCCCGGCGGGCGCGACCAGCAACCGCCTGCGCGAGGTCACGTCCGAGTCCGAAAAGTTCATCCTCGGCCAGAAGGCCGTGGAGAGCATGATCACGATCCAGGGCTTCTCCTTCTCGGGCCAGGGCGCCAATGCGGGCCTCGCCTTCGTGACGCTGAAGGACTGGAGCGAGCGCGGCCCCGGGGAGGACGCGGGAACCCTGGCCGGCATCATTTCCGGCCGTCTCATCCAGTTCCGGGATGCGATCGCCTTCGCCCTGTCGCCGCCTCCCATCCAAGGTCTCGGCAACACCGGCGGCTTCGCCTTCCGCCTGCAGGACCGCGCCAACCAGGGCACGCCGGCGCTTCTGGCCGCGCGCGACCAGCTCGTCGCGGAAGCGGGCAAGAGCCCGATCCTCGGGCGGATCAACTTCGAGGGCCTGCCCCCCGGCCCGCAGATCCAGCTCAATATCGACCGCGAGAAGGCCAACGCGTTCGGCGTCACCTTCGCCGACATCAACCAGACGATCTCGGCGGCGCTCGGCTCGTCCTATGTCAACGACTTCCCCAATGGCGGCCGCATGCAGCGCGTCACGCTGCAGGCCGAGGAGCGCTCGCGCATGCGCATCGAGGAGGTCATGAACCTCAACGTGCGCAACACGCAGGGCGGCATGGTGCCCCTTTCCGCCTTCGCGACGGCGGATTGGACGCTCGGCTCCTCGCAGCTCGTCGGCTACAACGGCTATCCCTCCGTTCGCCTGTCCGGCGACGCCAATCCCGGCTATTCCTCGGGCGAGGCGATCGCGGAGATGGAGCGTCTCGCCGGACAACTGCCCGCCGGCTTCTCGTTCGAATGGACGGGCCAGTCGCTGCAGGAGATCCAGTCGGGCAACCAGGCGCCCTTCTTGATCGGGCTCGCCGTGCTCTTTGTGTTCCTGTGCCTCGCGGCGCTCTACGAGAGCTGGTCGATCCCCTTCTCGGTCATGCTCGTGGTGCCGCTCGGCGTCATCGGCTGCGTCGCGGCGGTGCTGCTGCGCAACCTGTCCAACGACGTCTATTTCACGGTCGGCATCATCACCATCGTCGGTCTTTCGTCCAAGAACGCGATCCTGATCGTGGAAGTGGCCAAGGACCTGATGGCCGAGGGCATGGGCCTGCGCGAGGCGACGATCGAGGCGGCGCATCTTCGCTTCCGCCCGATCCTGATGACCTCTCTCGCCTTCACCATGGGCGTCCTGCCCATGGCGATCGCGTCCGGCGCCAGCGCCGCGAGCCAGAACGCCATCGGCACGACCGTGATCGGGGGCATGATCTCGGCGACGGTTCTCGCCATCTTCTTCGTCCCGATCTTCTTCGTCTTCGTGCTGCGTCTGACGAAGCAAGGCCGGGCGGCCACGACGCCCAACACGGCGAAGCCCGCGCCGGCCGAGTAA
- a CDS encoding efflux RND transporter periplasmic adaptor subunit: MRVSAPTLFMATALGLLALSGCQGETKTANAQQGAGGAPPPSPVGIVEVRPEPIAVTSELPGRIAPTRIAEVRPRVGGIIVQRVFEQGSDVDEGDPLFQIDPATFQVAVESAQAGVAKADAVLTQARQDAERTQALVARNTVGTANLETAVATQRQAEADLASARAQLRAAQINLDYATVRAPISGRIGRALITEGALVSTTGTEALATIQQLDPVYADIQQPVSQLLRLREALRTGQLTQLEENVAQVRLKLDDGSEYPYPGRLLFSESTVEETSGQVTLRAEFPNPDDTLLPGLYVRVAVDQGIDAKALAVPNQAVQRDTSGQAFLYLVNANNTVEQRTVTVVRVVGNRSVISQGLAAGDKVIADGFQKIGPGAPVAPTPWTPVGAAAEGLSKDAGKTDATGAGAQAPASTPAGQAASPEAQRATPAPGSDAAAAGKANSAPQDAGGQRATAPAADASTTAR, from the coding sequence ATGAGAGTTTCTGCACCCACCCTGTTCATGGCGACAGCGCTCGGGCTTCTGGCCTTGTCGGGCTGCCAGGGCGAGACGAAGACCGCCAACGCGCAGCAGGGAGCCGGCGGCGCGCCCCCTCCCTCGCCGGTCGGCATCGTCGAAGTGCGCCCCGAGCCGATTGCCGTCACGTCCGAGCTTCCCGGCCGTATCGCGCCGACGCGCATCGCCGAGGTGCGCCCGCGCGTCGGCGGCATCATCGTGCAGCGCGTCTTCGAGCAGGGTTCCGACGTGGACGAGGGCGATCCCCTGTTCCAGATCGATCCGGCGACCTTCCAGGTCGCGGTGGAATCGGCGCAGGCCGGCGTCGCCAAGGCTGACGCGGTGCTGACGCAGGCGCGCCAGGATGCCGAGCGCACCCAGGCCCTCGTCGCCCGCAACACGGTCGGCACCGCCAATCTGGAAACTGCCGTCGCCACGCAGCGCCAGGCCGAGGCCGATCTCGCCTCCGCCCGCGCGCAGCTGCGCGCCGCGCAGATCAATCTCGACTATGCGACGGTCCGCGCGCCGATCTCCGGCCGCATCGGCCGCGCCCTGATCACCGAAGGCGCGCTGGTCAGCACCACGGGCACCGAGGCGCTCGCCACGATCCAGCAACTCGACCCCGTCTATGCCGACATCCAGCAGCCCGTCTCGCAGCTCCTGCGCCTGCGCGAGGCGCTGCGCACCGGCCAGCTGACGCAGCTGGAGGAGAACGTCGCGCAGGTGCGCCTGAAGCTCGACGACGGCAGCGAGTATCCCTATCCCGGCCGCCTTCTCTTCTCCGAATCCACGGTGGAGGAGACCAGCGGTCAGGTGACGCTGCGCGCCGAGTTCCCCAACCCGGACGACACACTCCTGCCCGGGCTTTATGTCCGCGTCGCCGTGGACCAGGGCATCGACGCCAAGGCGCTGGCCGTGCCCAATCAGGCCGTGCAGCGCGACACGTCGGGCCAGGCCTTTCTGTATCTCGTGAACGCCAACAATACGGTGGAGCAGCGCACCGTCACGGTGGTTCGCGTCGTCGGCAACCGCTCGGTGATCTCGCAGGGGCTGGCGGCCGGCGACAAGGTGATCGCCGACGGCTTCCAGAAGATCGGCCCCGGCGCGCCGGTGGCCCCGACGCCCTGGACTCCGGTCGGCGCAGCGGCCGAAGGCCTGTCCAAGGATGCGGGCAAGACGGACGCGACCGGCGCGGGCGCGCAGGCCCCCGCCTCCACGCCGGCCGGCCAAGCCGCGTCGCCCGAGGCCCAGCGCGCCACGCCGGCGCCGGGCTCCGACGCAGCAGCCGCCGGGAAGGCCAATTCGGCCCCGCAGGATGCGGGCGGGCAGCGGGCGACGGCGCCGGCGGCCGACGCATCCACCACCGCGCGCTAA
- a CDS encoding TetR family transcriptional regulator, which translates to MRRTKAEAMETRCAILDAAEAMFFEKGVSRTTLAMIAEAANVTRGAIYFHFANKNALFEAMLERGRLPQECFVQLDDLLRSEDDPLERIRSNAVDALDFISTNARAQKVLTIMLLRCEYVAEMEEMLVRMREADEEMLSVIRLAFQEASRRGLMRADWTPEAATTTVQCAMSGLITQWLRSGFGFDLVSVGRRTLECLFDSFRSTPAGEGRPDGRPALEQRPLQA; encoded by the coding sequence ATGAGACGCACCAAGGCGGAGGCAATGGAAACCCGTTGCGCGATCCTCGATGCGGCGGAGGCGATGTTCTTCGAGAAGGGCGTGTCGCGCACCACCCTGGCGATGATCGCCGAGGCCGCGAACGTGACGCGCGGTGCCATCTACTTCCATTTCGCCAACAAGAACGCCCTGTTCGAGGCCATGCTGGAGCGCGGTCGCCTGCCTCAGGAATGCTTCGTCCAGCTGGACGACCTGCTCCGATCCGAGGACGATCCGCTGGAGCGGATCCGATCCAACGCGGTGGACGCGCTCGACTTCATCAGTACGAACGCCCGCGCGCAGAAGGTTCTCACGATCATGCTGCTGCGCTGCGAATACGTGGCGGAGATGGAGGAGATGCTGGTGCGCATGCGCGAGGCGGACGAGGAGATGCTGAGCGTCATCCGCCTGGCGTTCCAGGAGGCCTCGCGGCGCGGGCTGATGCGGGCGGACTGGACGCCCGAGGCCGCAACGACGACGGTTCAGTGCGCCATGAGCGGGCTCATCACCCAATGGCTGCGCTCGGGCTTCGGCTTCGACCTCGTTTCGGTCGGTCGGCGCACGCTGGAGTGCCTGTTCGATTCGTTTCGCAGCACCCCGGCGGGGGAGGGGAGGCCGGACGGCCGGCCGGCTCTGGAGCAGCGGCCCCTTCAAGCCTGA
- the greA gene encoding transcription elongation factor GreA: protein MSVAFVKEPNENQVETLPDRELGTDPNFVTAQGLKQIEGQVSDLEAALLAARAADDKIAYASIHRDLRYWRARKMSAELVPTPEDAETVHFGSEVTIERDDGRAQVFRIVGIDEANPADGRLSYLSPLAKAIAGKSVGDVVKVGPSEAEIVEIKPIG, encoded by the coding sequence GTGAGCGTCGCGTTCGTGAAGGAACCCAACGAGAATCAAGTCGAGACCCTGCCGGACCGCGAGCTAGGGACGGACCCGAACTTCGTCACGGCGCAGGGGTTGAAGCAGATCGAGGGTCAGGTCTCCGATTTGGAAGCCGCGCTTCTCGCCGCGCGCGCGGCCGACGACAAGATCGCGTATGCCTCGATCCACCGGGACCTTCGCTACTGGCGGGCACGGAAGATGAGCGCCGAACTCGTGCCGACGCCGGAGGATGCGGAGACCGTGCATTTCGGCTCCGAAGTCACGATCGAGCGCGACGACGGGCGTGCCCAGGTGTTCCGCATCGTGGGCATCGACGAGGCGAACCCGGCCGACGGGCGCCTATCCTATCTCTCCCCGCTCGCCAAGGCGATCGCCGGCAAGAGCGTCGGCGATGTCGTGAAGGTCGGGCCGTCCGAGGCGGAGATCGTCGAGATCAAGCCTATCGGCTGA
- a CDS encoding pyridoxine 5'-phosphate synthase, which yields MTATLSVNLNAIAMLRNRRDLPWPEVIHFGRIALASGASGLTVHPRPDQRHVRFSDLPEIRQLIDAEFPAAEFNIEGYPTDHFLELCEAARADQVTLVPDDPTQATSDHGWDFAAEAERLAGIVQRLSSRSIRVSLFADPSPQGLDIARRLGAERVEFYTGPYGATHSDSAAAERELGKLREAGQVAAEVGLDVNAGHDLTIGNLPALCHAIPRLKEVSIGHALTADALEHGFAETTRRFIRALQPA from the coding sequence ATGACCGCCACCTTGTCCGTGAACCTCAACGCCATCGCGATGCTGCGCAACCGCCGCGATCTGCCCTGGCCCGAGGTGATCCATTTCGGCCGCATCGCGCTGGCGAGCGGCGCCAGCGGGCTGACGGTCCATCCCCGGCCCGACCAGCGGCATGTCCGCTTTTCCGATCTGCCCGAGATCCGTCAGCTCATCGACGCGGAATTCCCTGCGGCGGAGTTCAATATCGAAGGCTATCCGACCGATCATTTCCTCGAGTTGTGCGAGGCCGCGCGTGCCGATCAGGTCACGCTCGTGCCGGACGACCCGACGCAGGCGACCTCCGACCATGGCTGGGATTTCGCCGCCGAGGCGGAGCGTCTGGCGGGGATCGTCCAGCGTCTAAGCAGCCGGAGCATTCGCGTTTCGCTCTTCGCCGACCCTTCGCCGCAAGGGCTCGACATCGCCCGGCGGCTCGGGGCCGAAAGGGTGGAATTCTACACCGGCCCCTATGGCGCCACGCATTCCGACTCCGCCGCCGCCGAGCGCGAGTTGGGAAAGTTGCGCGAGGCGGGCCAAGTGGCCGCCGAGGTCGGGCTCGACGTGAATGCCGGGCACGACCTGACGATCGGCAATCTGCCGGCCCTCTGCCACGCGATCCCGCGCCTCAAGGAGGTTTCGATCGGCCATGCGCTGACGGCCGACGCGCTGGAACATGGTTTTGCCGAAACGACCCGGCGCTTCATCCGGGCGCTGCAGCCGGCTTAA